The following proteins are co-located in the Dromaius novaehollandiae isolate bDroNov1 chromosome 10, bDroNov1.hap1, whole genome shotgun sequence genome:
- the ST8SIA2 gene encoding alpha-2,8-sialyltransferase 8B isoform X2 has protein sequence MPLPCRGWTLALLTLLVGFLIFADISEIEEESGSSGGRGTIRSAVNSLHSKSNRAEVVINDSSSPAVVDRSNESIKHNIKPASSKWSHNQTLSLKIRDSTMNVSQNLYELLPRTSPLKGKQFPTCAIVGNSGILLHSGCGPEIDAHSFVIRCNLAPVQEYSQDVGMKTDLVTMNPSVIQRAFEDLVNETWREKLLQRLHSLNGSILWIPAFMAKGGKERVEWVNELILKHHINVRTAYPSLRLLHAVRGYWLTNKVHIKRPTTGLLMYTLATRFCNRIYLYGFWPFPLDQNQNPVKYHYYDSLKYGYTSQASPHTMPLEFKALKTLHQQGALKLTVGECDGAT, from the exons GAGTTCTGGAGGCAGAGGTACAATCAGATCAGCTGTGAACAGCTTACATAGCAAATCTAATAG AGCTGAAGTAGTAATAAATGATTCTTCGTCTCCAGCTGTTGTTGACAGAAGTAATGAAAGCATTAAGCACAACATTAAACCAGCCTCATCCAAATGGAGCCACAACCAGACACTCTCTTTGAAGATCAG GGACAGCACCATGAACGTCTCCCAGAACCTCTATGAGCTGCTGCCCCGCACGTCGCCCCTGAAGGGCAAGCAGTTCCCGACCTGTGCCATCGTGGGCAACTCGGGGATCCTGCTCCACAGCGGCTGTGGCCCTGAGATCGACGCGCACAGCTTTGTGATAAG GTGCAATCTGGCCCCTGTCCAGGAGTACTCGCAGGACGTGGGCATGAAGACAGACCTGGTGACTATGAACCCTTCGGTCATCCAACGGGCCTTCGAGGATCTGGTGAACGAGACCTGGCGAGAGAAGCTGCTGCAGCGCCTCCACAGCCTCAATGGCAGCATCCTCTGGATCCCAGCCTTCATGGCCAAGGGGGGCAAGGAACGAGTGGAGTGGGTGAACGAGCTCATCCTGAAACATCACATCAATGTCAGGACTGCCTATCCCTCGTTGCGCCTGCTGCACGCTGTCCGAGG GTACTGGCTCACGAACAAAGTGCATATAAAACGACCGACCACCGGCCTCCTCATGTATACCTTAGCCACTCGCTTCTGCAACAGGATCTATCTCTATGGCTTCTGGCCATTCCCCCTGGATCAGAACCAGAACCCAGTCAAGTACCACTACTACGACAGCCTGAAGTACGGCTACACTTCACAGGCCAGCCCGCACACCATGCCCTTGGAGTTCAAAGCCTTAAAGACTCTGCACCAGCAGGGAGCCTTGAAGCTGACTGTGGGGGAATGCGACGGGGCCACGTAA
- the ST8SIA2 gene encoding alpha-2,8-sialyltransferase 8B isoform X1: MPLPCRGWTLALLTLLVGFLIFADISEIEEESGSSGGRGTIRSAVNSLHSKSNRAEVVINDSSSPAVVDRSNESIKHNIKPASSKWSHNQTLSLKIRKQILKFLDAEKDISVLKGTLKPGDVIHYVFDRDSTMNVSQNLYELLPRTSPLKGKQFPTCAIVGNSGILLHSGCGPEIDAHSFVIRCNLAPVQEYSQDVGMKTDLVTMNPSVIQRAFEDLVNETWREKLLQRLHSLNGSILWIPAFMAKGGKERVEWVNELILKHHINVRTAYPSLRLLHAVRGYWLTNKVHIKRPTTGLLMYTLATRFCNRIYLYGFWPFPLDQNQNPVKYHYYDSLKYGYTSQASPHTMPLEFKALKTLHQQGALKLTVGECDGAT, translated from the exons GAGTTCTGGAGGCAGAGGTACAATCAGATCAGCTGTGAACAGCTTACATAGCAAATCTAATAG AGCTGAAGTAGTAATAAATGATTCTTCGTCTCCAGCTGTTGTTGACAGAAGTAATGAAAGCATTAAGCACAACATTAAACCAGCCTCATCCAAATGGAGCCACAACCAGACACTCTCTTTGAAGATCAG AAAACAAATCTTGAAGTTCCTGGATGCAGAGAAGGACATTTCGGTGCTGAAGGGGACGTTGAAGCCTGGGGACGTCATCCACTATGTCTTTGACAGGGACAGCACCATGAACGTCTCCCAGAACCTCTATGAGCTGCTGCCCCGCACGTCGCCCCTGAAGGGCAAGCAGTTCCCGACCTGTGCCATCGTGGGCAACTCGGGGATCCTGCTCCACAGCGGCTGTGGCCCTGAGATCGACGCGCACAGCTTTGTGATAAG GTGCAATCTGGCCCCTGTCCAGGAGTACTCGCAGGACGTGGGCATGAAGACAGACCTGGTGACTATGAACCCTTCGGTCATCCAACGGGCCTTCGAGGATCTGGTGAACGAGACCTGGCGAGAGAAGCTGCTGCAGCGCCTCCACAGCCTCAATGGCAGCATCCTCTGGATCCCAGCCTTCATGGCCAAGGGGGGCAAGGAACGAGTGGAGTGGGTGAACGAGCTCATCCTGAAACATCACATCAATGTCAGGACTGCCTATCCCTCGTTGCGCCTGCTGCACGCTGTCCGAGG GTACTGGCTCACGAACAAAGTGCATATAAAACGACCGACCACCGGCCTCCTCATGTATACCTTAGCCACTCGCTTCTGCAACAGGATCTATCTCTATGGCTTCTGGCCATTCCCCCTGGATCAGAACCAGAACCCAGTCAAGTACCACTACTACGACAGCCTGAAGTACGGCTACACTTCACAGGCCAGCCCGCACACCATGCCCTTGGAGTTCAAAGCCTTAAAGACTCTGCACCAGCAGGGAGCCTTGAAGCTGACTGTGGGGGAATGCGACGGGGCCACGTAA